CCGCGATGTCGGTGACGAGTGCCGCCTCCGCGTCCACCGGATAGAAGTGGCCCCAGGGAAAGGTCCGCAGCTCGAAACCGGAGGCCGCGACGCGGCTCCAGGCACGCATCTCCCCGTGGCTCACGCGCGGGTCGTCCGTCCCCAGGTAGCCGGTGATCGGAGCGGTGACCGCCGGAGTGAACGCGGGCCGGTAGGCGTGCAGGAGGTCGTGGTCGGCTCGCAGCGCGATCATCGCCAGGTCCATCAGCTCCGGGAAGCGCAGGAGCATCGGATCCGCGGCGGCGGCCTGCTCGGCGAGCTGACGATCACCGATGGGGATCCTCCTCGCGTCGTCCGCGCACAGGTGCGGCGCCGCGTGCGCCGACACCAGCAGCGCCGCCGGGGAGATCCGGTATCGTCCGGCGAGCCTGATCGCGACCTCGTACGCGACCACGGCACCCATGCCGTGCCCGAACAGGGCGAGCGGCCGGTCCGCCAGGGTGACCAGTGCCTGGCAGACGTGGTCGACGAGGGGTTCCATGCGGTCGATCGGCCGCTCGTTGACGCGGTTCTGCCTGCCGGGATAACACACGGCGGAGAGCTCGACGTCGGCGGGCAGCCGGTCCTGCCATCCCCGGTAGAACGTCGGGGCACCCCCGGCGTGGGGGAAGCAGACGAGGCGCAGGCGAGGCTCGGCGAGCGTGCGCTGCCTGCGCAGCCACATGCGAGAGTCCGCCGGGACCGTCTCGGTCATGGGAGGTCGTTCCTTTCGAGGACCGCGTACGGGCCGGCCGTCTCACC
This region of Streptosporangium sp. NBC_01495 genomic DNA includes:
- a CDS encoding thioesterase II family protein, with protein sequence MTETVPADSRMWLRRQRTLAEPRLRLVCFPHAGGAPTFYRGWQDRLPADVELSAVCYPGRQNRVNERPIDRMEPLVDHVCQALVTLADRPLALFGHGMGAVVAYEVAIRLAGRYRISPAALLVSAHAAPHLCADDARRIPIGDRQLAEQAAAADPMLLRFPELMDLAMIALRADHDLLHAYRPAFTPAVTAPITGYLGTDDPRVSHGEMRAWSRVAASGFELRTFPWGHFYPVDAEAALVTDIAERLVDASGTGGVDEALREDSAAPSPHA